The following are from one region of the Pseudomonas lalucatii genome:
- a CDS encoding GspH/FimT family pseudopilin, translated as MNLRTRGYTLHELLSSLAIVSLLLGIAVPEAQRFRANQQLASASNTLATSLALARSESIKRQRPVLIDNGDGDWASGWQVFVDLNNNGQADGGESILRQDAALPSGVIAKGNTPVRRYIRYTPLGNAQLLGGAFQAGTLTICHASGGHAIRRLVLSASGRLRRSQGAAGSC; from the coding sequence ATGAACCTTCGTACTCGCGGCTATACCCTTCATGAGCTGCTCAGCTCGCTTGCCATTGTCAGCCTGCTGCTCGGCATTGCCGTACCGGAGGCCCAGCGGTTCAGGGCCAACCAACAGTTGGCCAGCGCCAGCAATACGCTGGCGACGAGCCTTGCCTTGGCGCGCAGCGAATCGATCAAACGGCAGCGGCCGGTGCTGATCGACAATGGGGATGGCGACTGGGCCAGTGGCTGGCAGGTATTCGTAGATCTGAACAACAACGGCCAAGCGGATGGCGGTGAGTCGATACTTAGGCAGGACGCGGCCCTCCCCTCGGGCGTCATCGCCAAAGGCAATACGCCCGTCAGGCGCTATATCCGCTACACCCCGCTCGGCAACGCGCAACTCCTGGGCGGCGCCTTTCAGGCCGGCACCCTGACCATCTGCCACGCGTCCGGCGGCCATGCGATACGGCGCCTAGTACTGAGTGCGAGCGGAAGACTCCGTCGCAGCCAGGGCGCAGCCGGCTCTTGCTAG
- the ispH gene encoding 4-hydroxy-3-methylbut-2-enyl diphosphate reductase has translation MHIKLANPRGFCAGVDRAIEIVNRALKVFGPPIYVRHEVVHNKFVVEDLRARGAVFVEELDQVPDDVIVIFSAHGVSQAVRNEAARRGLKVFDATCPLVTKVHMEVVRYSREGRECILIGHQGHPEVEGTMGQYDAGNGGAIYLVEDEEDVARLQVRNPEALAFVTQTTLSMDDTSRVIDALRAKFPGIGGPRKDDICYATQNRQDAVKQLAAECDVLLVVGSPNSSNSNRLRELAERMGTPAYLIDGAEDLKREWFDGIHGIGITAGASAPEVLVRGVVAQLQAWGAAGESELAGRPENVTFSMPKELRVKQV, from the coding sequence ATGCATATCAAACTCGCCAACCCCCGCGGCTTCTGCGCCGGCGTCGATCGTGCCATCGAGATCGTCAACCGCGCCCTGAAGGTGTTCGGCCCGCCGATCTACGTGCGCCACGAGGTGGTGCACAACAAGTTCGTGGTCGAGGACCTGCGGGCCCGCGGCGCGGTGTTCGTCGAGGAGCTGGACCAGGTGCCGGACGACGTCATCGTCATCTTCAGCGCCCACGGCGTGTCCCAGGCGGTGCGCAACGAGGCCGCGCGGCGCGGGTTGAAGGTGTTCGACGCGACCTGCCCGCTGGTGACCAAGGTGCATATGGAGGTGGTGCGCTACAGTCGCGAGGGTCGCGAGTGCATCCTCATCGGTCACCAGGGCCACCCGGAAGTGGAAGGCACCATGGGCCAGTACGACGCCGGCAACGGCGGCGCCATCTACCTGGTGGAGGACGAGGAGGATGTGGCCAGGCTGCAGGTGCGCAACCCCGAGGCCCTGGCCTTCGTCACCCAGACCACCCTGTCGATGGACGACACCAGCCGGGTGATCGACGCCCTGCGTGCCAAGTTCCCCGGCATCGGCGGGCCGCGCAAGGACGACATCTGCTACGCCACGCAGAACCGTCAGGATGCGGTCAAGCAACTGGCGGCCGAATGCGACGTGCTGCTGGTGGTCGGCAGCCCCAACAGCTCCAACTCCAACCGCCTGCGCGAGCTGGCCGAACGCATGGGCACCCCGGCCTACCTGATCGACGGCGCCGAGGACCTCAAGCGCGAATGGTTCGACGGCATCCACGGCATCGGCATCACCGCCGGCGCCTCGGCACCGGAGGTGCTGGTGCGCGGCGTGGTCGCCCAGCTGCAGGCCTGGGGTGCGGCCGGGGAGAGCGAGCTGGCCGGCCGGCCGGAGAACGTGACGTTCTCCATGCCGAAGGAGTTGCGGGTCAAGCAAGTCTGA
- a CDS encoding FKBP-type peptidyl-prolyl cis-trans isomerase, with amino-acid sequence MTDLRIGPDKEVTLHFALKLENGEVVDSTEGKAPATFRVGDGNLLPGFETALFGFKAGDQRTLQVLPEQGFGQPNPQNVQQMPRAQFQDMELSEGLLVIFNDAANAELPGVVKAFDESQVTIDFNHPLAGKTLNFEVQIIEVKAL; translated from the coding sequence ATGACTGACCTACGCATCGGCCCGGACAAGGAAGTCACCCTACATTTCGCCCTCAAGCTGGAAAACGGCGAGGTGGTGGACAGCACCGAAGGCAAAGCACCGGCCACCTTCAGGGTCGGCGACGGCAACCTGCTGCCCGGTTTCGAAACCGCGTTGTTCGGCTTCAAGGCCGGTGACCAGCGTACCCTGCAGGTGCTGCCGGAGCAGGGTTTCGGCCAGCCCAATCCGCAGAACGTGCAGCAGATGCCGCGCGCGCAGTTCCAGGACATGGAGCTGTCCGAGGGGCTGCTGGTGATCTTCAACGACGCCGCCAACGCCGAGCTGCCGGGGGTGGTCAAGGCCTTCGACGAGAGCCAGGTGACCATCGACTTCAACCATCCGCTGGCCGGCAAGACCCTCAACTTCGAAGTGCAGATCATCGAGGTCAAGGCGCTCTGA
- the lspA gene encoding signal peptidase II, translated as MPNAGRFGRLAWLWLSLLVFAADQASKLYVEDVLTLYQQVVVIPGYFSWTLAYNTGAAFSFLAGASGWQRWFFAAIALVVSVVLVIWLKRLKPEETWLAVALALVLGGALGNLVDRVLLGHVVDFILVHWQHRWYFPAFNIADAAITLGAILLALDMFKSNKSGDLAHD; from the coding sequence ATGCCTAATGCCGGGCGTTTCGGGCGGCTGGCCTGGCTGTGGCTGAGTCTGCTGGTGTTTGCGGCCGATCAGGCCAGCAAGCTGTATGTCGAGGACGTGCTGACCCTGTACCAGCAGGTGGTGGTGATTCCCGGCTACTTCAGCTGGACCCTGGCCTACAACACCGGCGCCGCCTTCAGCTTCCTGGCCGGCGCGTCCGGCTGGCAGCGCTGGTTCTTCGCCGCCATCGCGCTGGTGGTCAGCGTGGTGCTGGTGATCTGGCTCAAGCGCCTCAAGCCCGAGGAGACCTGGCTGGCCGTGGCGCTGGCCCTGGTGCTCGGCGGTGCTCTGGGCAACCTGGTCGATCGCGTCCTGCTCGGCCATGTGGTCGACTTCATCCTGGTGCACTGGCAGCACCGCTGGTATTTCCCGGCGTTCAACATCGCCGACGCCGCCATCACCCTCGGCGCCATCCTCCTGGCGCTGGATATGTTCAAGAGCAACAAGTCCGGAGACCTCGCCCATGACTGA
- the ileS gene encoding isoleucine--tRNA ligase, with product MTDYKATLNLPDTQFPMKAGLPQREPQTLQRWNDIGLYQKLRQLGEGRPKFVLHDGPPYANGSIHIGHAVNKILKDIITRSKTLAGFDAPYVPGWDCHGLPIEHKVETTHGKHLAADKTRELCRTYAAEQIEGQKADFIRLGVLGDWGNPYKTMEFANEAGEIRALAEMVKQGFVFKGLKPVNWCFDCRSALAEAEVEYADKQSPTIDVGFPVEDADKLAAAFGLDSLAKTAYVVIWTTTPWTIPANQALNVHPEFDYALVDTGDKLLLLAEELVESCLSRYGLQGEVIARAKGEALELIRFRHPFYERFAPVYLADYVALDAGTGIVHSAPAYGEDDFHSCKRYGMHNDDILNPVQSNGVYAESLPFFGGQFIWKANPAIVDKLAEVGCLLAHEKVNHSYMHCWRHKTPLIYRATAQWFVGMDKQSAQGSTLRERAIAGIEQTAFVPAWGQARLHGMIAGRPDWCISRQRNWGVPIPFFLHKESGELHPRTVELMEAVAQRVEQQGIEAWFQLDAAELLGDEAAQYDKISDTLDVWFDSGTTHWHVLRGSHSLGHAAGPRADLYLEGSDQHRGWFHSSLLTGCAIDGHAPYKALLTHGFVVDENGRKMSKSLGNVVAPQEVNDSLGADILRLWVASSDYSGEMAVSKVILQRSADAYRRIRNTARFLLSNLSGFDPAQHLLPATEMLALDRWAVDRALLLQREIEEAYDSYRFWNVYQKVHNFCVQELGGFYLDIIKDRQYTTAADSVARRSCQTALFHIAEALVRWIAPILSFTADEIWQYLPGERNESVMLNGWYQGLDELPQGFELSRAFWERVMAVKVAVNKELENQRSAKAIGGNLQAEVTVYAEDSLIADLDKLGNELRFVLITSTASLAPLASAPQDAVDTEVAGLKLKVVKSAHAKCGRCWHHREDVGSHAAHPEICGRCVDNIEGAGEVRHYA from the coding sequence ATGACCGACTACAAAGCCACGCTAAACCTGCCCGATACCCAGTTTCCGATGAAGGCCGGCCTTCCGCAGCGCGAGCCGCAGACCCTGCAGCGCTGGAACGACATCGGCCTGTATCAGAAGCTGCGGCAGCTTGGCGAGGGACGGCCGAAGTTCGTCCTGCACGACGGCCCGCCCTATGCCAACGGCAGCATTCACATCGGCCATGCGGTCAACAAGATCCTCAAGGACATCATCACCCGTTCCAAGACCCTGGCCGGCTTCGATGCGCCCTACGTGCCGGGCTGGGACTGTCACGGCCTGCCGATCGAGCACAAGGTTGAAACCACCCACGGCAAGCACCTGGCCGCCGACAAGACCCGCGAGCTGTGCCGCACCTACGCCGCCGAGCAGATCGAGGGGCAGAAGGCCGACTTCATCCGCCTCGGCGTGCTGGGCGACTGGGGCAACCCCTACAAGACCATGGAGTTCGCCAACGAGGCCGGCGAGATCCGCGCCCTGGCCGAGATGGTCAAGCAGGGCTTCGTGTTCAAGGGCCTGAAGCCGGTCAACTGGTGTTTCGACTGCCGCTCGGCCCTGGCCGAGGCGGAGGTCGAATACGCCGACAAGCAGTCGCCGACCATCGACGTCGGCTTCCCGGTGGAGGATGCCGACAAGCTGGCGGCGGCCTTCGGCCTGGACAGCCTGGCCAAGACCGCCTACGTGGTGATCTGGACCACCACCCCCTGGACCATCCCGGCCAACCAGGCGCTGAACGTGCACCCGGAGTTCGACTACGCCCTGGTCGACACCGGCGACAAGCTGCTGCTGCTGGCCGAGGAGCTGGTCGAGTCGTGCCTGAGCCGCTACGGCCTGCAGGGCGAGGTGATCGCCCGGGCCAAGGGCGAGGCGCTGGAGCTGATCCGCTTCCGCCACCCCTTCTACGAGCGCTTCGCCCCGGTCTACCTGGCCGACTACGTAGCCCTGGACGCCGGCACCGGCATCGTCCACTCGGCGCCGGCCTACGGCGAGGACGACTTCCATTCGTGCAAGCGCTATGGCATGCACAACGACGACATCCTCAATCCGGTGCAGAGCAACGGCGTCTACGCCGAGTCGCTGCCGTTCTTCGGCGGCCAGTTCATCTGGAAGGCCAACCCGGCGATCGTCGACAAGCTGGCCGAGGTCGGCTGCCTGCTGGCCCACGAGAAGGTCAACCACAGCTACATGCACTGCTGGCGGCACAAGACCCCGCTGATTTACCGCGCCACCGCCCAGTGGTTCGTCGGCATGGACAAGCAGTCGGCCCAGGGCAGCACCCTGCGCGAGCGCGCCATCGCCGGCATCGAGCAGACCGCTTTCGTCCCGGCCTGGGGCCAGGCGCGCCTGCACGGCATGATCGCCGGCCGTCCGGACTGGTGCATCTCGCGCCAGCGCAACTGGGGCGTGCCCATCCCGTTCTTCCTGCACAAGGAGAGCGGCGAGCTGCACCCGCGCACCGTCGAGCTGATGGAGGCCGTGGCCCAGCGCGTCGAGCAGCAGGGCATCGAGGCCTGGTTCCAGCTGGACGCCGCCGAGCTGCTCGGCGACGAGGCGGCGCAGTACGACAAGATCAGCGACACCCTGGACGTCTGGTTCGACTCCGGTACCACCCACTGGCACGTGCTGCGCGGCTCGCATTCGCTCGGCCATGCCGCCGGCCCGCGCGCCGACCTCTACCTGGAAGGCTCGGACCAGCACCGCGGCTGGTTCCATTCCTCCCTGCTGACCGGCTGCGCCATCGACGGCCACGCGCCCTACAAGGCGCTGCTGACCCACGGCTTCGTGGTCGACGAGAACGGCCGCAAGATGTCCAAGTCCCTGGGCAACGTGGTGGCGCCCCAGGAGGTCAACGACAGCCTGGGCGCCGACATCCTGCGCCTGTGGGTAGCCTCGTCCGACTACTCCGGCGAGATGGCCGTGTCCAAGGTCATCCTGCAGCGCAGCGCCGACGCCTACCGGCGTATCCGCAACACCGCGCGCTTTTTACTCTCCAACCTCAGCGGCTTCGACCCGGCGCAGCACCTGCTGCCGGCCACCGAGATGCTGGCCCTGGATCGCTGGGCGGTCGACCGCGCCCTGCTGCTGCAACGCGAGATCGAGGAGGCCTACGACAGCTACCGCTTCTGGAACGTCTACCAGAAGGTGCACAACTTCTGCGTGCAGGAGTTGGGCGGCTTCTACCTCGACATCATCAAGGACCGCCAGTACACCACCGCCGCCGACAGCGTGGCGCGGCGCTCCTGCCAGACCGCGCTGTTCCACATCGCCGAGGCGCTGGTGCGCTGGATCGCGCCGATCCTGTCCTTCACCGCCGACGAGATATGGCAGTACCTGCCGGGCGAGCGCAACGAGTCGGTCATGCTCAACGGCTGGTACCAGGGCCTCGACGAGCTGCCGCAGGGCTTCGAGCTGAGCCGCGCGTTCTGGGAGCGGGTCATGGCAGTCAAGGTGGCGGTGAACAAGGAGCTGGAGAACCAGCGCAGCGCCAAGGCCATCGGCGGCAACCTGCAGGCCGAGGTGACGGTGTACGCCGAGGACAGCCTGATCGCCGACCTGGACAAGCTGGGTAACGAGCTGCGCTTCGTGCTGATCACCTCCACCGCCAGTCTGGCGCCGCTGGCCAGTGCGCCGCAGGACGCGGTGGACACCGAAGTGGCCGGCCTCAAGCTCAAGGTGGTCAAGTCCGCCCACGCCAAGTGCGGGCGCTGCTGGCACCACCGCGAGGACGTCGGCAGCCACGCCGCGCACCCGGAGATATGCGGCCGTTGCGTGGACAACATCGAAGGCGCCGGCGAGGTTCGCCACTATGCCTAA
- the ribF gene encoding bifunctional riboflavin kinase/FAD synthetase: protein MQLVRGLHNLRPQHRDCVATIGNFDGVHRGHQAILARLRERAAELGVPSCVVIFEPQPREFFAPLTAPARLTRLRDKLALLAEEGVDRVLCLAFNPRLRELSAADFVREVLVEGLAVRHLEVGDDFRFGCDRAGDFAFLARAGAQHGFTVEAAATVEVDGGRVSSTRVREALAGGDFALAEQLLGRPFQIAGRVLHGQKLGRQLAAPTANIQLKRRRVPLTGVYLVSTRVDGQAWPGVANIGVRPTVAGDGSAHLEVHLLDFAGDLYGRRLTVAFHHKLRDEQRFASLEALKTAIAADIAAARAHWQGQPLK from the coding sequence ATGCAGCTGGTTCGAGGTCTTCATAACCTGCGGCCCCAGCATCGGGACTGTGTCGCCACCATCGGCAACTTCGACGGCGTCCATCGTGGCCATCAGGCCATCTTGGCGCGCCTGCGCGAGCGTGCGGCCGAACTGGGGGTGCCCAGTTGCGTGGTGATTTTCGAGCCGCAGCCGCGGGAGTTCTTCGCCCCGCTGACGGCGCCGGCGCGCCTCACCCGGCTGCGCGACAAGCTCGCGCTGCTGGCCGAGGAGGGCGTCGACCGGGTGCTGTGCCTGGCGTTCAACCCGCGCCTGCGCGAGTTGAGCGCGGCCGACTTCGTTCGCGAGGTGCTGGTCGAGGGGCTGGCGGTGCGTCACCTCGAGGTGGGCGATGACTTCCGCTTCGGCTGCGACCGGGCCGGCGACTTCGCCTTCCTGGCGCGGGCAGGGGCCCAGCACGGCTTCACCGTCGAGGCCGCGGCCACGGTCGAGGTCGATGGCGGGCGGGTCAGCAGCACGCGGGTGCGTGAGGCCCTGGCCGGCGGCGATTTCGCCCTCGCCGAGCAGCTGCTCGGTCGGCCGTTCCAGATCGCCGGGCGCGTGCTGCACGGGCAGAAGCTCGGTCGCCAACTGGCGGCGCCGACCGCCAACATCCAGCTCAAGCGTCGTCGCGTGCCCCTGACCGGGGTCTATCTGGTCAGCACCCGGGTGGACGGCCAGGCCTGGCCGGGCGTCGCCAATATCGGCGTGCGGCCGACCGTAGCCGGTGACGGCAGCGCCCACCTGGAAGTGCATCTGCTGGATTTTGCCGGTGACCTGTATGGCCGGCGTTTGACGGTGGCGTTCCACCACAAGCTGCGCGACGAGCAGCGTTTCGCCTCACTCGAGGCCCTGAAGACGGCCATTGCCGCCGACATTGCCGCCGCCCGTGCCCATTGGCAGGGCCAACCGCTTAAGTGA
- the murJ gene encoding murein biosynthesis integral membrane protein MurJ has product MNLLKSLAAVSSLTLLSRVLGFVRDTIIARIFGASVASDAFVVAFKLPNLLRRIFAEGAFSQAFVPILAEYKTQQGEEATRTFVAYVSGLLTLVLALVTLLGILIAPWIVWISAPGFADEPDRFGLTTDLLRVTFPYILLISLSSLAGAVLNTWNRFSVPAFVPTLLNVSMIVFALWLAPYFDPPIMALGWAVLVGGLLQLLYQLPHLRKVGMLVLPRLNLKDMGVWRVLRQMGPAIFGVSVSQISLIINTVFASFLVAGSVSWMYYADRLMELPAGVLGVALGTILLPALSKTHASADREEYSRLLDWGLRLSFLLALPSAVALALLAEPLTVSLFQYGKFAAHDALMTQRALIAYSVGLLGIILVKILAPGFYARQNIRTPVRIAVVTLIATQLMNLALIGPLAHAGLALAIGLGACLNAGLLYWQLRKGDYFQPQPGWALFLGKLLLAVMAMGAVLLAAMHFMPAWSEGSMLLRLLRLGGLVLVGLASYFGMLLALGFRLRDFTRRALH; this is encoded by the coding sequence ATGAATCTGCTCAAGTCGCTGGCCGCCGTCAGCTCGCTGACCCTGCTTTCCCGGGTGCTGGGGTTCGTGCGCGACACCATCATCGCGCGGATCTTCGGCGCCAGCGTGGCCTCGGACGCCTTCGTGGTGGCGTTCAAACTGCCCAACCTGTTGCGCCGCATCTTCGCCGAGGGCGCGTTTTCCCAGGCCTTCGTGCCGATCCTGGCGGAGTACAAGACCCAGCAGGGCGAGGAGGCGACCCGCACCTTCGTCGCCTACGTGAGCGGCCTGCTGACCCTGGTGCTGGCGCTGGTCACGCTGCTCGGCATCCTCATTGCCCCCTGGATCGTGTGGATATCCGCGCCGGGCTTCGCCGACGAGCCGGATCGCTTCGGCCTGACCACAGACCTGCTGCGGGTCACCTTCCCCTATATATTGCTGATTTCCCTGTCGTCGCTGGCGGGCGCGGTGCTCAACACCTGGAACCGCTTCTCGGTGCCGGCCTTCGTGCCGACGTTGCTGAACGTCAGCATGATAGTGTTCGCCCTGTGGCTGGCGCCCTATTTCGACCCGCCGATCATGGCCCTGGGTTGGGCCGTGCTGGTCGGCGGCCTGCTGCAGCTGCTCTATCAGCTGCCGCACCTCAGGAAGGTCGGCATGCTGGTGCTGCCGCGGCTGAATCTCAAGGACATGGGGGTGTGGCGGGTGCTCCGGCAGATGGGGCCGGCGATCTTCGGCGTGTCGGTGAGTCAGATTTCGCTGATCATCAATACCGTGTTCGCCTCCTTCCTGGTGGCCGGCTCGGTGTCCTGGATGTATTACGCCGACCGGCTGATGGAGCTGCCGGCCGGTGTGCTAGGGGTGGCGCTGGGGACCATCCTGTTGCCGGCCCTGTCCAAGACCCATGCCAGCGCCGATCGCGAGGAGTACTCGCGGCTGCTGGACTGGGGGCTGCGCCTGTCCTTCCTGCTGGCGCTGCCCAGTGCGGTGGCGCTGGCGCTGCTGGCCGAGCCCCTGACGGTGTCGCTGTTCCAGTACGGCAAGTTCGCCGCCCACGATGCGCTGATGACCCAGCGGGCGCTGATCGCCTACTCGGTCGGCCTGCTCGGCATCATCCTGGTGAAGATTCTCGCCCCGGGCTTCTATGCCCGGCAGAACATCCGCACGCCGGTGCGCATCGCCGTGGTCACGCTGATCGCCACCCAGCTGATGAACCTGGCCCTGATCGGGCCGCTGGCCCATGCCGGCCTGGCCCTGGCCATCGGCCTGGGCGCGTGCCTGAATGCCGGGCTGCTCTACTGGCAGCTGCGCAAGGGCGACTATTTCCAGCCGCAGCCAGGCTGGGCCCTGTTCCTCGGCAAGCTGCTGCTGGCGGTGATGGCGATGGGCGCGGTGCTGCTGGCGGCCATGCACTTCATGCCGGCCTGGAGCGAGGGCAGCATGCTCCTGCGTCTGTTGCGCCTGGGCGGGTTGGTGCTGGTCGGGCTGGCGAGTTACTTCGGCATGCTGCTGGCGCTCGGCTTCCGTCTGCGCGACTTCACCCGCAGGGCGTTGCATTGA
- the rpsT gene encoding 30S ribosomal protein S20, whose translation MANTPSAKKRAKQAEKRRSHNASLRSMVRTYIKNVVKAIDAKDLEQAKTAYTLAVPVIDRMADKGIIHKNKAARHKGRLNAHIKALGEAAAA comes from the coding sequence GTGGCCAATACACCTTCTGCCAAAAAACGCGCCAAACAGGCTGAGAAGCGTCGTAGCCATAACGCCAGCCTGCGCTCCATGGTCCGCACCTACATCAAGAACGTGGTCAAGGCTATCGACGCCAAAGACCTCGAGCAGGCCAAGACCGCTTACACCCTGGCCGTTCCGGTCATCGACCGCATGGCCGACAAGGGCATCATCCACAAGAACAAAGCCGCCCGCCACAAGGGCCGCCTGAACGCCCACATCAAGGCGCTCGGCGAAGCTGCTGCAGCCTAA
- a CDS encoding CreA family protein translates to MRMANGLSVALLMLPLLASAEEIGEVSTVFKLLGPNDKIVVEAFDDPEVEGVTCYLSRAKTGGVKGGLGLAEDRAEASIACRQVGPVRFKSELEDGAEVFRERTSLVFKTMQVVRFFDERRNTLVYLVYSDRVIEGSPQNAVTAIPILPWPQRP, encoded by the coding sequence ATGCGCATGGCGAATGGGTTGTCGGTTGCGTTGCTGATGCTGCCGCTGCTGGCTTCGGCCGAGGAAATCGGCGAGGTTTCCACCGTGTTCAAGCTGCTCGGGCCGAACGACAAGATAGTGGTCGAGGCGTTCGACGATCCCGAGGTGGAGGGCGTGACTTGCTACCTGTCGCGCGCCAAGACCGGCGGGGTGAAGGGCGGTCTGGGCTTGGCCGAGGATCGGGCCGAGGCCTCGATCGCCTGTCGCCAGGTCGGCCCGGTGCGCTTCAAGTCCGAGCTGGAGGATGGGGCGGAGGTGTTTCGCGAGCGCACCTCCCTGGTATTCAAGACCATGCAGGTGGTGCGGTTCTTCGATGAGCGGCGCAATACCCTGGTGTATCTGGTCTACAGCGACCGGGTGATCGAGGGCAGTCCGCAGAATGCGGTGACGGCTATCCCGATCCTGCCCTGGCCGCAGCGCCCCTGA
- the cgtA gene encoding Obg family GTPase CgtA — translation MKFVDEVSIYVKAGDGGNGMMSFRREKFIEKGGPNGGDGGDGGSVYIVADENLNTLVDYRYTRRFNAQNGEKGGSTDCTGRKGDDLILPVPVGTTVIDSATQEVIGDLTKAGQRLLVAQGGWHGLGNTRFKSSTNRAPRQTTPGKPGDARDLKLELKVLADVGLLGLPNAGKSTFIRSVSAAKPKVADYPFTTLVPNLGVVSVDRYKSFVVADIPGLIEGASEGAGLGIRFLKHLARTRLLLHLVDMAPLDLSDPAEAAVTIVEELTKFSPALADRDRWLVLNKSDQILEEEHEARVAEVVARLEWEGPVYVISALAHEGTERLCQDIMNYLEVRAERAAENPEFAAELAELDQRIEDEARARLQALDDQRALRRAGVRSVDDVDEDDFDDEDDEDGPEIIYVRD, via the coding sequence ATGAAATTCGTCGATGAAGTATCGATTTACGTAAAGGCCGGCGACGGTGGCAACGGCATGATGAGCTTCCGTCGTGAGAAGTTCATCGAGAAGGGCGGCCCCAACGGGGGTGATGGCGGCGACGGCGGCTCGGTGTATATCGTGGCCGACGAGAACCTCAATACCCTGGTGGACTATCGCTATACCCGGCGTTTCAACGCGCAGAACGGCGAGAAGGGCGGTAGCACCGATTGTACCGGGCGCAAGGGCGATGACCTGATCCTGCCGGTGCCGGTCGGCACCACGGTGATCGACTCGGCGACCCAGGAGGTGATCGGCGATCTGACCAAGGCGGGCCAGCGCCTGCTGGTCGCCCAGGGTGGCTGGCACGGCCTGGGCAATACCCGTTTCAAGTCCAGCACCAATCGTGCGCCACGCCAGACTACGCCGGGCAAGCCGGGCGATGCCCGCGATCTCAAGCTGGAGCTCAAGGTGCTGGCGGACGTCGGGCTGCTGGGCCTGCCGAATGCCGGCAAGAGCACCTTCATTCGCTCGGTTTCGGCGGCCAAGCCGAAGGTGGCGGATTATCCGTTTACCACCCTGGTGCCGAATCTCGGCGTGGTCAGTGTCGATCGCTACAAGAGCTTCGTGGTGGCCGACATTCCCGGGCTGATCGAGGGCGCCTCCGAGGGTGCCGGGCTGGGTATCCGCTTCCTCAAGCACCTGGCGCGTACCCGCCTGCTACTGCATCTGGTGGACATGGCGCCGCTGGATCTGAGCGATCCGGCCGAGGCGGCAGTGACCATAGTCGAGGAACTGACCAAGTTCAGTCCGGCATTGGCCGATCGTGACCGCTGGCTGGTGCTGAACAAGTCCGACCAGATACTCGAGGAGGAGCACGAGGCGCGTGTCGCCGAAGTGGTGGCGCGGCTGGAGTGGGAGGGGCCGGTCTATGTGATCTCCGCCCTGGCCCATGAGGGCACCGAGCGCCTCTGTCAGGACATCATGAATTACCTGGAGGTGCGTGCCGAGCGTGCCGCGGAGAATCCCGAGTTCGCCGCCGAGCTGGCCGAGCTGGATCAGCGCATCGAGGACGAGGCGCGTGCCCGTCTGCAGGCGCTGGACGACCAGCGTGCGCTGCGTCGCGCCGGGGTCCGGAGCGTCGACGATGTCGACGAGGACGACTTCGACGACGAGGATGACGAGGATGGCCCGGAGATTATCTACGTCCGGGATTAA
- the rpmA gene encoding 50S ribosomal protein L27, producing the protein MAHKKAGGSTRNGRDSEAKRLGVKMYGGQAIKAGNIIVRQRGTQFHAGYGVGMGKDHTLFAKVEGVLKFEVKGAFNRRYVSVVAA; encoded by the coding sequence ATGGCACACAAAAAAGCTGGCGGTAGTACCCGCAACGGTCGCGACTCAGAAGCCAAACGCCTTGGCGTGAAGATGTACGGCGGCCAGGCCATCAAGGCCGGCAACATCATCGTGCGTCAGCGCGGCACCCAGTTCCACGCCGGCTACGGCGTTGGCATGGGCAAGGATCACACCCTCTTCGCCAAGGTCGAAGGTGTGCTCAAGTTCGAAGTAAAGGGCGCGTTCAACCGCCGTTACGTGAGCGTCGTCGCGGCTTAA
- the rplU gene encoding 50S ribosomal protein L21, whose product MYAVIVTGGKQYKVTEGEFLKIEKLEVATGEAVTFDRVLLIGNGEDVKIGAPVVDGAKVVAEVVAQGRHDKVRIIKFRRRKHHMKRQGHRQWFTEIKITGIQA is encoded by the coding sequence ATGTACGCAGTGATTGTTACTGGTGGCAAGCAATACAAGGTCACCGAAGGCGAATTCCTCAAGATCGAGAAGCTCGAAGTCGCCACTGGCGAGGCCGTGACTTTCGATCGCGTGCTGCTGATCGGCAATGGCGAAGATGTCAAGATCGGCGCGCCGGTTGTAGACGGTGCCAAGGTTGTGGCCGAAGTCGTTGCGCAAGGCCGTCACGACAAGGTTCGCATCATCAAGTTCCGTCGTCGTAAGCACCACATGAAGCGTCAGGGCCACCGTCAGTGGTTCACTGAGATCAAAATCACCGGTATTCAGGCCTGA